Proteins co-encoded in one Erinaceus europaeus chromosome 2, mEriEur2.1, whole genome shotgun sequence genomic window:
- the CBLN1 gene encoding cerebellin-1, whose product MLGAVELLLLGAAWLAGPARGQNETEPIVLEGKCLVVCDSNPTSDPTGTALGISVRSGSAKVAFSAIRSTNHEPSEMSNRTMIIYFDQVLVNIGNNFDSERSTFIAPRKGIYSFNFHVVKVYNRQTIQVSLMLNGWPVISAFAGDQDVTREAASNGVLIQMEKGDRAYLKLERGNLMGGWKYSTFSGFLVFPL is encoded by the exons ATGCTTGGCGCCGtggagctgctgctgctgggggCGGCGTGGCTGGCGGGCCCGGCCCGTGGGCAGAATGAGACGGAGCCCATCGTGCTGGAGGGCAAATGCCTGGTGGTGTGCGACTCCAACCCCACGTCCGACCCCACGGGCACGGCTCTGGGCATCTCTGTGCGCTCTGGCAGCGCCAAGGTGGCTTTCTCAGCCATCAGAAGCACCAACCACGAGCCATCCGAGATGAGTAACCGCACCATGATTATCTACTTCGACCAG GTACTAGTGAACATCGGGAACAACTTTGACTCGGAACGCAGCACTTTCATCGCCCCGCGCAAAGGAATCTACAGTTTTAACTTCCACGTGGTGAAAGTCTACAATAGACAGACTATCCAG GTGAGCCTTATGCTAAATGGGTGGCCAGTGATTTCAGCCTTCGCTGGTGACCAGGATGTGACACGAGAGGCTGCCAGCAATGGGGTACTAATCCAGATGGAGAAAGGCGACCGAGCCTACCTCAAGCTGGAGCGGGGGAACTTGATGGGAGGATGGAAGTACTCGACCTTCTCTGGGTTCCTCGTGTTCCCCCTCTGA